The Candidatus Hydrogenisulfobacillus filiaventi sequence CCGACCGCTTGTGGTCGTGCCACGCCGGCTATTGACGCCCTGGACCCGGCGGCAGAGCTACACCGCTATCCGGCGACGGCGGCTCGGGCGCTCTCCAGCTTCTGCTGTCCCCGGCAGGATCGCGGTGCTATTGCAGTTCGGGCATATCGCGGCGGTCGCTCGGGGGCCTTCCGGCGTGCCCATCGCGAGGACATCCTAGTCCCTATGTACTATCCGGGAGGCACCTTGTATACTGAAGTTTAAACCCGGGCTGACTCGGTCCGGCCCGCGCGGGGAGGAGGGGAAATTCGTGACCCAAGAGTCGTCGGGCACCCACCCGGCCATTCCGACCCGGCCGCCCGCCCGCCGGATCCTGGAGGGTAACCCCGGCCTGGAGGCGTACTACCAGCAGCTGGCTGCCATGCCGGTGGGGTCGGAGCTCCGGTTCCGGACCATCACGGCGGCCCTGGTGCATCCGGCACCGTCGCCCGAAATCGAGATGGGCGTCCGCTCGTTGACCGTGACGACCTATAAGCTGGAGCGGCTCCATGACGGCGGCACCGATATTGATGCCCTGGACTGGCTCCTGACGGTGACCATCATGCACCTGCACGCTGAAAGCCTTACCCGTTCCCATGAGGTGAACTATTATCCCTGCAACACGCACAAGGCGGCGGTATCGACTTTCGGGCTACCGCGGCTGCCCGAAGGGATCCCGGATCCGTTTCCCGGTGCCTGAACCGGAGGGAGGTTTGACGGCCCCCGCGGGGGTTCTTAGAATAAGGGGAGGGAGAAAACCGGCAAGCCGGCGTCTGCGCCCGTAGCTCAGGGGATAGAGCAGCAGTTTCCTAAACTGCGTGTCGGTGGTTCGAGTCCTCCCGGGCGCACCACCTGAACCCCGCATCCGGCAAGGGATGCGGGGTTCGCCGTTTCCAGGTGGCTGGAAACCCGCCCACGGCGATCCCCACGACGATCCCCACGGCCTCCGCAGGGCGTGGAGAGGCTCTTCGGCGATCCGCCGGGGGACGTTCGCTGGGCCGCCTCCGCCTGCGTATCGACGAGTTGCAACCCAACCGATGCGCACGTATATTGGGAGCAGACGAGGGGCGAGGAGGTGCTCCCATGCGCAAGGTGCTCACCCACGAATGCCAGTCGGAGACTCGCTCGGCTTCGCTGCGGGAGCTGGCAGATCGCGGCGTCATCCGGCCGATCCCTCCGGATCAGGCGCTGGCCGGCAGTCGGCGGCTGCAGGAGCGCCTCCCGCGGGTGTTTGATGCCTTGCGGAGGCTCTGATCCGATATCCAACCCCTGGTGGCCGTCCATAGAGGCGGCCGTTTCTGTGCATGACGACATTGCCGCCAAAAGCCATGAGCCGATCGGTTTTATCGGAGGAACAACCGCCCGTCTGGGAGCGGCCCTGGCGACTCCTCTCCAAGAGTTCGCGGGCTTGGCGCTGTGCCCCACCATATGGGACAAGGTCGCGGCGTTGATTTTTGGTGTGGCGGTGGGGCATCCGTTCATTAGCGCCAACAAGCGAACGGCGACGGCGCTGGGCTTTTTGACCTTTCCCGCATCATCATTCGGCGGATCGCGGAAGACGGCGTGCCCACCGTGAGATCGTTCGCTCGAACGATGCGCGGCTCGTGCCTACTCATCCTGTGGGCGGTCGAGGCGCCACATTTCCTGGGGCAGTCCGAGCGCCTCGGCCAGATCCCGCCAGGCCCAGGCGATCCATCGGGGATCGCCGACGTAGTCCGGCAGGGCGTTCAGCACCCGTCGCCGCAGTTCGACCGCGTCCACCAGTCGTGCGACGGAGAGGGCGTCCTCGGGATCCTGCTTCTGCCATCTCCCAAGCTTGGAGACGATCCAATCGATGGGATCCAGCCAGCCGACGGTCAGGTGCTCGAAACGGGCGGGTGACCACCGCGCCCGCTCCTCCCAGCCGGCTGGCAGCCAGGCCACTCCCTCGGCCCGGAACGAGAGGCCGAGGCGCTCGGCGATCTGCCGCAGGCGATCCGGCAGCGCGTCCGACGTGCGCAGCAGAGCGTCGATGTCCTCCGTAGATCGAGCGGATCGCCCGAGATAGAACGGCAGAGCGCTGGCACCCATTAGCACGATTATCGCATGGGCACCCGACGGCCATTCCTCGGCGGCGTCCCATGCCCGCAGGGCGTCCAGCACGGCCTCCTGGTCCGGAAACCCGAGATGGGTCATTCCACGCCTCCCGTCCGCAGCAGGGGGCCGCAGTCCAGCCATCCAGCCCCCCACCGCGCCCGCGCGCGCCCCTCGGCCGCGCAGGCCACCATCGCCCACAGCACGGCACCCAGGCGCTCCAGCCGCAGCCAGTCCGCGACCGGACGTCTGGGCTCGCGCTCCCAGGCCTCGGCCAGGGACGACGGCCAGACGTCCTGGGTCAGCCACGCCACGATGGCCCAGGTCTCCGGCCGGGCGTACGGCCCCCATTCCAGGCTGCGCCAAAACCAGGCCGCCTCATGCCGCGCCAGCGCCTCGGTGTCCGACCGCGGCGGGCGGGACAGCAAGGGAGTCACCCACGTCGGATCGCAGAGGAGCAGCCACGGCCCGCGCCACTCCCACCCGCGACCGTCCACAGCCAGCAGCAGCCGCCAAGTTTCCTCATCCCCGCCCGGATCTCCTAGCCATCGCGCGTCCCCCGTCGCTAGCCGGATGCGCCCAGCGACGGTCTCGCGCCATGCCGGCAGCTCCCAGCGGATGGAGGGATAGCTGTGATGCAGTGGTGCCGGGCGCATCTGGGTCGCCTCCAGGGCTAGTGTATCATGTCCCTGGTTTCCGCAGCCGCTCCAACAGCTCGTCCACTGCCCAGGCCGGAATCAGCCACGGTCGCCGAGCGGCCGAGAGGTACAGCGGCAACTCCCCCCGCCGCACCATCTGGCGCACGGAGTAGGGTGCCACGCCCAGCGCGATCGCGGCCTCCCGGACGGTGTAGACCAGTCGAGTCTGCGTCTCCATGCACCCATCCTCATCGGGCACAGGCGCGATCCTCATCCGACATCGCTCCCCTCGCGAATGAGTCGGAATGGATCATACCAGTCCATATCGGGCTGTTGACGTTCTCCCCACGGCTAAAGCCGGGGGATTCCGACCCTCACGAGCCGGGTTTCCTGCTTCCTCGCGCCACGGCTTCTTAGGGCTAGAGCCGGCCGTCCACCGAAGGGCGCTCCCCAGGCACACCGGGCGTGTCCCGCCCTGTATAGTGATCCGCAGCCGTCCCCGGATGGCGGTGCCACCTTTCCCTGGATTGACTGGCCGGGTGGCTGTCCCCCCCCCCCGATGATGTCGAAAACGGGCGAACGGTTTTCCCGGTATTCGGGCAGGATCCGTGCGCCTCCGGCACGAATGACGCTTCCGGATGCCAAGCTGGCGAGATGCCCGGACCCTACTTCAAGGGCAGTGGGGGGCTTCCTTTTTCCCGTGGCCGGCTCCGGCAGCCAGCACATAGAGGTAGCTGGAAGCACGTTCCCTGTCGGGACTTCCCGGTTCCGCCTCTCACCGAAGGGAGGGGTTGCCGTGCGGGTGGCGCTCAAGCTGCATATGCCTGAACCGGAGGATTTGCCCGTTCATTACGCCCACTGGGTGCAGGCTGCGGTTTACGGACTCTTCTCTCCGGCTGTGGCGGACGTGGTGCACGAGGAAGGGTTCGTCGCCGAAAGCCGTCGCTACCGGTTGTTTGCCTTTTCCCGCCTGATGGGGCGGTACCAGCTCAACCGCGCAGCTCGTAGCCTGCGCTTCTTGGGTCCGGTGGTCCTGGTGGTTTCCTCCCCCCTTTCTGCACTGGTTCATGATTTTGCTAACGCCATCCTGCGAACGGAAACCCTGCGTATCGGGCCCGTCCGGTTCATTCTCGACAGCGTGACGTTTGCGGAACCCAAGGTCAATGGGAGCCGCATCGTGGTCCGGACCCTGTCACCGGTCACGGCCTACAGCACCCTCCTGAAAGCGGACGGCAGTCGTTACACTGCCTATTTTGATCCCCACGAACGCCAGTTTGCAGACCTGGTGGCCCGGAATCTTACCCGCAAGCACATGGCACTCTTCGGCTGCGAGGGACCCTCGCCGGCCGGGTTCCTTTGGCGGCCGCGCGGCCGGGTGCAGCTGCATGTGGTCCGTTATCAGGACATTGTGGTCAAGGGGTACAGCGGGGTGTTTGAGGTGCAGGGCCCGCCGGAGCTGCTGCAAATCGGGCTGGATGCCGGTTGGGGCGCCAAGAATGCCCAGGGCTTCGGCCTCACCGAGCTGCTGGCTGGGTGAGGAGGCGCAGCGATGCTGCTGGAAGGCATGGTCCGCCTGGGGCGGGCCTTGGAACAGGGGGACCTGCCTGCGGAAGAACTGCTGGTGCAATTGGGGGACGGGTTGGTGGCAGCAGCGGCGCACTACGGACGTGCCTGGCTGGTGGAAGCCCGTCCGGCGGGGCCGGGCCGCTGGCATACCGCAGTGCTGCCTTCGGCTGAATGGGCCATCGAGGATCCGGATGGCCGCCACTGGCATCCTATCCGGCAGCAGGTGGCGGCGGCTCCGGTGGTGTTGGCGGTGGGGGGCAACCGCCAGCAGGCCCAGGGGCGGTATGCGGTACCGGCCTACCCGATATGGCCGCCTCAGCAGGAGGAGATGGCCGCCCGGCCCGACGCGGTGATGGGGTTTCTGCGGCCCCGCCTGGAACGGACCTATGGATGGGACCCGGCAGGTTTTGCAGGTTTGGAGGAGGCGATCGCGGGCGGCCTATCCCAGGCCATGACCGGGGTAGAGGCGGTTAAAGGGCTGGTGGTGCTGCTGGTGGAAGGGCTTTCCCCCGCCTATGTACTCACGCAGCCCGGCGCGATTCCGCCGGAGGATCGGGTGCGTTTGGCCCCAAGCCGCCTGGAGCCGGGCCGGACCTGGACGGCTGACCTGGAGGCCGTGCTCCAGCAGTTCTGGTGGGCGAAGTGGGGGGAAGGTCAGGAGTATGGATTCCGGGAGGACGGGGAGTGTTCGCTTTGCGGGCGACGGGGCCCGGTGGTCTCCTTCTATGCCAAGGCCTGGCCGTGGTTTTCCTTGCGTTGGGAAGCCCCGTTGCCGCAGGAGCTGCCCCATAACCGGCTGGACGAGGGGGTGGGCCTGTGCGAGGCCTGCTATCGTGACCTCACCTTAGGCGGCAATGCCTTTCAGGCGCTAAAGCGGCCGATGCCGCCCCGGCTAAGTGCCGAGGTTTTCGATGCCGCCCCGGTGCATGACCGGCGGTCGCGTCGGAACCGGGCTCCCCAGATACTGGGCGTGGCCTATGTTCTGCCGCTCCTTGACAATACCTGGGGGGACCCGGAGCGGGGGGCGGAGGTGGCGCGGGCCCTGCAGCGGCTGGGGGAACGCGAGGGAAAGGGAGCCGGGCGGCACCTGAGTGACATCTTGGGGCTGGAGGATGCTTTCCTGCCGGAGGACCTGGCCGATGACGCCTTCCGCCTCTACCTGGTTTACTTCAGTGAACAGCAGGCCGACGCCCAGTTTCATGCTCTGATGGAGGATGTGCTGCCCTCGGTGGTCGGCCGGTTGCAGGATGAAGTCCTGCCAACAGTCCAGGCCTTGGCTGAGACCCTGCAGGTCCGGTCCGGTCCGCCATCCCTGTTGTGGCTGCTGGCCAAGGCCTATGGACCCCGCTACCTGTGGCAGTCCCTGGAACGGGCCCTGCGGGCGGGGGACCTGGAAGCCGGTGCCATGGTGGCGCGCGCCGCGCAGGAATTGGCAGCGGCCGCCCGGCTGCTGACTGTGGATGGCCATGCCGGGCCTTTACGTCAACGGGCCCGCGAATATCAGCTGACCCGGCAGTTTCTTCACGCTTACCGGGCGGCGTTCGGAGCAGGGCAGGCAGGGGAGGATGGGTTGACCATGATTCGGAATTGGCAGGCATTACAAGCACTGGCCGACGGGGATCCGGGACAGGAACCCGCCACCGACCCGGAGGAACTGGGCTTCGTAGCCGGCCATCTGGTGGCTCGTTTCGGTCGCCAGTATTTTGCCAGGACCGGCAAGGATTATTTGAAAACGCGCGTGCTGCCGTTCGGTTCCTCCCTTACCCCCACGTTGGTGCATGACCGGGCTATGGGCCGGATTCAAGAGGTGGCGGAAAAGCTGGATATCCACCTGGTCCGGGTGCTCGTTCACCAGACGGGGAAATGGCTCAATGAATACCGCCGTATGCAGGATGACGTAATCCGCCGCAAGGAGGCGTTCCTGGCCGGGTTCTGGTCGGGCTATGCCTTGTATGACCTGGCCCCTTCGGCCACCAAGGAGTCGGGCAGCCAGGCGGTCCCTCCGGATGATGTGGAGCAGGAGGAGGCGTGAACAAGATGGGTGTATCGAACGGAGAACTGGTCTTTGTCAAGGCGGTTAAGGATGGGATTCCTAACCGGGATCCTTTGGCTGATAGTGATGCCCGCCGCCTGTTCGGCGAAGACGATGGCCGGATCTCGTTGTCGGATGTGTCCATCAAACGGGATGTGCGGGATTATGTGCAGGCCCGCTTTCCCGATGGTGGGGCCGACCGGCGCAACTTTGTGTTCGTGCGGGAGGAGCGTACTGCGGACGGGAAACTTCTGGGACGCAAAGGGCTGGCGGAACGGACCTTTGCCCAGGCCGGCTTAAGTAAGGCGGATTTGAAAAATCTTACCCAGCGTGAGGCACTGTTACGGCATGCCTTTGATGTGCGGGTGTTCGGGGCGGTGTACTCGGTAGGGAATGAAGCCTTTCATTTGACCGGTCCGGTCCAGTTCGGGTGGGCCCACTCCCTGCATCCAGTGGAAACCCGTTACGTCCAGGGAACAGTCGTGATGCCGTCCCAGGAACAAGCAGCCCCCAAGGCGGACGGTGAGGAGGGGAAGGGCAAGAGCCAGGGAACCATCTGGACCACCTATGTGGTGCCTTTTGCGGCCTTCGTGATGCCCGGCATTATCAACCATACCCTGGCTGAGATGACCGGTATGGATGAAGCCGATCAGGAACTCCTGCTGGAAGGGCTGTGGCGCGGGACGCTTTTCCGCCAGGCTCGGGGACGGGGCATCCAGGAACCGTTGTTTCTGCTGCATGTCGAGTACAGCGATCCCTTTTTCCGGATCGGGTACCTTGAGGAACAGGTGCGGCTCCACCCGCGGCGCGATCCGCCCACCGCTCTGGAGGAGGTGGAACTCGACCTATCCCGGCTGGATCGGGTGCTGGCGGACAACCGGTCGCGAATCCGCCGAGCCCGCTGGTGGAAAGGTCCAGTGGATTTAACCGGTCCTCTTACCGAGGCGGAGGCCGCAGAGCCCTTTTAAAGGGGGCGGATGCCATGCAGGTGCTGGTTTTTGACCTACGCGCCGAACTGGGGCATTTTCGCCGCCCCGATACCGCCAAAGCCCACGCCTCCTATCCCTTCGTAACGCGCACGGCGCTGCGCGGACTGCTGGGTGCAGTCCTGGGCATGGAGCGCTGGCCGGAGGACGGGGCTACGGCCGGCATCCGGCTTTTGCGGCCGGTGCGTACCCGGGTTCAGCAGTTGTCCCTGCTGGGCGGTTTCGTTTCGGGGAAGGACCAGTTCAACCGCCCGACCACGGTGGAGCTGGTCATCCGCCCGCATTACCGCATCTACTATGCGGGGCCATTGGCAGAGGAGCTCGGGGCAGCCATCGCCGGCGGCCGCGCCGTCTACCCAACCTATCTCGGTTCCGCCTTTGCCCTGGTCTTCCCACGCCTAGTGGAATGGGCAGAAGGGGAGGAAGTGGCGCCGGGCCTGGTGACGGTTGGCACCGTCATCCCGGTACCGGCCGTGCGCGCCTTGCGGCCAATGCCGGGCCGTCAGGTGGCCCGGGCCGGGGGCCTGTTGTATACGGCCCTCGACGGCCGCCGGTTTCGGGGCTCGGTCGACGTTCTATACGAAGTGGAAGGCCGCCCGCTGCAACTGGAGGTGGATACACGGAACGCCGATCCGCCTGTACGGTTGATCCGGTTGGCGGGGTCGGAGGAGGTGGTGGTGCTGTGGTGACCGGCCATACTGGCAGCCACGGGGGGATCCCGTTCCGGCTCTGCCGGGCCCGGCCGGACGGCGCCGACGGGCGGCCCGCGCCCTTGGCTGCGCACCTGGCGGCGGTGGGGCAGGAGGCGGAGGCCCTGGCGCCATCGGGCCAGGGCACCTTTCTGCGTTGGGCCGGATACCTGCACGATCTCGGCAAAGCTCGCGCCTCCTGGCAGCGTCGCCTTAAGGCCGGGAGCGGGCCGCGGGTCCCGCATGCCTTTTTGGGGGCCTATGTCTTTTTCGCCCTGTTCGCCGGCATCAGCCTGCCGGCCGCCCAACGCCGTCTGGTGCTTTGGCTTACCCGTGACCTCGCTTGTCATCATGGCCGCCTGGATGACGTGACTGAGGAGCAGGTTCCCTGGGAAGGTGGTTGGGAGGCGTCAGCCTGGAAAGAGCTGGACTGGGCGGGCATTGTCACCTTCCTGCAGCAGGCCTTTCCGGATGGACCCGCCCTGCCGGACAGCGCGGCCACTTTAGCAGCCCGCGAGACCGCATTGCGGCGGACCTGGCGGAATTGGGTGATGACCCTGCCCTCCCCCCCGGATCCCTTGCGGGAATCCCTGCCCTGGTCCGCGGCCCGGTTGGTGGCGGCCGACCGCTTTCATGCCGGGGAAGTTTCCCCCATGCCGGGGATGACGCCGGAACAGGCGGCCGGGGCGCTCAGCCGCCTGCGCCGCTACCTGGCGGAACGGGCTGCGACCATGACGGCGCAAGGAGCCGGGGCCATGGCGGAACGGCGGTCGCGCTTGCAGGAGACCGTCCGGGAGGGCTGGCGGCAGGCGGATGGTCCCCTCTACCTGTTGCAGGCCCCCACCGGGTCCGGCAAGACCCTCCTGGCCCTGGAACTGGCCCTGGAACGGATTGCCCGCTCCTCGGAGCCGCGCCGTCTCATCTATCTGGCCCCCTTCATCAATTTGGTTACCGACGTGGCTCAGGTTGTGCGGGACGCCACCGGCCAGGAGGTGCTGGAACATCACCACCTGGCCTTACCTGATGACCCTTCGGAACCGGTGAAGGGCGGGGCTCCAGCGGTGCGTCCCCGGGTCGAAACCCCCGACGGCGCCCTTTTGGTGATGGATGCCTGGCAGGCGCCGGTGGTCGTGTCCACCTTCAACCAGTTCTTTCGCGCCCTACTTCCTGCCCGGGCCCAGCAGGCCATGCGGATGGTAGCCCTGGAGAAGGCGCTGGTGGTCGTGGATGAACCGCAGACCCTGGCGGCCCCGGTGTGGGCCCCGCTGG is a genomic window containing:
- a CDS encoding protein of unknown function (Evidence 5 : Unknown function), translated to MRKVLTHECQSETRSASLRELADRGVIRPIPPDQALAGSRRLQERLPRVFDALRRL
- a CDS encoding protein of unknown function (Evidence 5 : Unknown function): MTQESSGTHPAIPTRPPARRILEGNPGLEAYYQQLAAMPVGSELRFRTITAALVHPAPSPEIEMGVRSLTVTTYKLERLHDGGTDIDALDWLLTVTIMHLHAESLTRSHEVNYYPCNTHKAAVSTFGLPRLPEGIPDPFPGA
- a CDS encoding protein of unknown function (Evidence 5 : Unknown function), with amino-acid sequence MRIAPVPDEDGCMETQTRLVYTVREAAIALGVAPYSVRQMVRRGELPLYLSAARRPWLIPAWAVDELLERLRKPGT
- a CDS encoding CRISPR-associated protein Csd2 — translated: MGVSNGELVFVKAVKDGIPNRDPLADSDARRLFGEDDGRISLSDVSIKRDVRDYVQARFPDGGADRRNFVFVREERTADGKLLGRKGLAERTFAQAGLSKADLKNLTQREALLRHAFDVRVFGAVYSVGNEAFHLTGPVQFGWAHSLHPVETRYVQGTVVMPSQEQAAPKADGEEGKGKSQGTIWTTYVVPFAAFVMPGIINHTLAEMTGMDEADQELLLEGLWRGTLFRQARGRGIQEPLFLLHVEYSDPFFRIGYLEEQVRLHPRRDPPTALEEVELDLSRLDRVLADNRSRIRRARWWKGPVDLTGPLTEAEAAEPF
- a CDS encoding conserved protein of unknown function (Evidence 4 : Unknown function but conserved in other organisms); translation: MRPAPLHHSYPSIRWELPAWRETVAGRIRLATGDARWLGDPGGDEETWRLLLAVDGRGWEWRGPWLLLCDPTWVTPLLSRPPRSDTEALARHEAAWFWRSLEWGPYARPETWAIVAWLTQDVWPSSLAEAWEREPRRPVADWLRLERLGAVLWAMVACAAEGRARARWGAGWLDCGPLLRTGGVE
- a CDS encoding CRISPR-associated helicase Cas3, producing the protein MVTGHTGSHGGIPFRLCRARPDGADGRPAPLAAHLAAVGQEAEALAPSGQGTFLRWAGYLHDLGKARASWQRRLKAGSGPRVPHAFLGAYVFFALFAGISLPAAQRRLVLWLTRDLACHHGRLDDVTEEQVPWEGGWEASAWKELDWAGIVTFLQQAFPDGPALPDSAATLAARETALRRTWRNWVMTLPSPPDPLRESLPWSAARLVAADRFHAGEVSPMPGMTPEQAAGALSRLRRYLAERAATMTAQGAGAMAERRSRLQETVREGWRQADGPLYLLQAPTGSGKTLLALELALERIARSSEPRRLIYLAPFINLVTDVAQVVRDATGQEVLEHHHLALPDDPSEPVKGGAPAVRPRVETPDGALLVMDAWQAPVVVSTFNQFFRALLPARAQQAMRMVALEKALVVVDEPQTLAAPVWAPLVQGLELLAAQAGAEILLMSATLPPFPGVRLSRPPAVLAEPPPPEAWPARYRLTAQEGAWSVETVAREAVAAARREGATAVILNTVADAVTVYEAISADPGVQAVNLHGAMHPLHKAHQIRRVREMLGDGTGQPERPLVVVSTQVMEAGVDLNFRSLFRARAVLSSMVQAAGRANRHGQAGNPADVRVFDFVREDGSDSRVWVYRNRVYREETDRWLPPGNAWTEIELVTRLASYYRSVFDRSPQTALLDRFRKAASGQWSELAGLEPFEQVPYHRPVFVPVAGPEQDPLQWLDEPTQGLIDYFAIPSLEAIYDRLYDRGFLGGLGPVDRRRFLNLMGKFTVSMPVKTLQILTEWNPEREVQRLVDVRAYSPTTGLGRWVRKEDQGEAIFL
- a CDS encoding conserved protein of unknown function (Evidence 4 : Unknown function but conserved in other organisms), producing MQVLVFDLRAELGHFRRPDTAKAHASYPFVTRTALRGLLGAVLGMERWPEDGATAGIRLLRPVRTRVQQLSLLGGFVSGKDQFNRPTTVELVIRPHYRIYYAGPLAEELGAAIAGGRAVYPTYLGSAFALVFPRLVEWAEGEEVAPGLVTVGTVIPVPAVRALRPMPGRQVARAGGLLYTALDGRRFRGSVDVLYEVEGRPLQLEVDTRNADPPVRLIRLAGSEEVVVLW
- a CDS encoding protein of unknown function (Evidence 5 : Unknown function), producing the protein MHDDIAAKSHEPIGFIGGTTARLGAALATPLQEFAGLALCPTIWDKVAALIFGVAVGHPFISANKRTATALGFLTFPASSFGGSRKTACPP
- a CDS encoding conserved protein of unknown function (Evidence 4 : Unknown function but conserved in other organisms), which encodes MLLEGMVRLGRALEQGDLPAEELLVQLGDGLVAAAAHYGRAWLVEARPAGPGRWHTAVLPSAEWAIEDPDGRHWHPIRQQVAAAPVVLAVGGNRQQAQGRYAVPAYPIWPPQQEEMAARPDAVMGFLRPRLERTYGWDPAGFAGLEEAIAGGLSQAMTGVEAVKGLVVLLVEGLSPAYVLTQPGAIPPEDRVRLAPSRLEPGRTWTADLEAVLQQFWWAKWGEGQEYGFREDGECSLCGRRGPVVSFYAKAWPWFSLRWEAPLPQELPHNRLDEGVGLCEACYRDLTLGGNAFQALKRPMPPRLSAEVFDAAPVHDRRSRRNRAPQILGVAYVLPLLDNTWGDPERGAEVARALQRLGEREGKGAGRHLSDILGLEDAFLPEDLADDAFRLYLVYFSEQQADAQFHALMEDVLPSVVGRLQDEVLPTVQALAETLQVRSGPPSLLWLLAKAYGPRYLWQSLERALRAGDLEAGAMVARAAQELAAAARLLTVDGHAGPLRQRAREYQLTRQFLHAYRAAFGAGQAGEDGLTMIRNWQALQALADGDPGQEPATDPEELGFVAGHLVARFGRQYFARTGKDYLKTRVLPFGSSLTPTLVHDRAMGRIQEVAEKLDIHLVRVLVHQTGKWLNEYRRMQDDVIRRKEAFLAGFWSGYALYDLAPSATKESGSQAVPPDDVEQEEA
- a CDS encoding conserved protein of unknown function (Evidence 4 : Unknown function but conserved in other organisms); the encoded protein is MTHLGFPDQEAVLDALRAWDAAEEWPSGAHAIIVLMGASALPFYLGRSARSTEDIDALLRTSDALPDRLRQIAERLGLSFRAEGVAWLPAGWEERARWSPARFEHLTVGWLDPIDWIVSKLGRWQKQDPEDALSVARLVDAVELRRRVLNALPDYVGDPRWIAWAWRDLAEALGLPQEMWRLDRPQDE
- a CDS encoding CRISPR-associated endoribonuclease, which encodes MRVALKLHMPEPEDLPVHYAHWVQAAVYGLFSPAVADVVHEEGFVAESRRYRLFAFSRLMGRYQLNRAARSLRFLGPVVLVVSSPLSALVHDFANAILRTETLRIGPVRFILDSVTFAEPKVNGSRIVVRTLSPVTAYSTLLKADGSRYTAYFDPHERQFADLVARNLTRKHMALFGCEGPSPAGFLWRPRGRVQLHVVRYQDIVVKGYSGVFEVQGPPELLQIGLDAGWGAKNAQGFGLTELLAG